The following coding sequences lie in one Hippopotamus amphibius kiboko isolate mHipAmp2 chromosome 7, mHipAmp2.hap2, whole genome shotgun sequence genomic window:
- the ADM2 gene encoding protein ADM2, protein MARLPAVALGCISLLYLQLPGALSLGPAGSRLPARRREPPARTPHSGSQPRRPAARPVVWELHRAFQPQRRASLAPAVGQPLRHGPGRHVGPRRLRAQLLRVGCALGTCQVQNLSHRLWQLVGSAGPRDPAPVDPSSPHSYG, encoded by the exons ATGGCGCGGCTCCCGGCGGTCGCCCTCGGTTGCATCAGCCTCCTGTACCTGCAGCTGCCGGGCGCGCTGTCCCTCGGCCCGGCGGGGAGCCGGCTGCCCGCGCGACGCAG GGAGCCCCCAGCCCGGACTCCTCACAGTGGCTCGCAGCCCCGGCGCCCTGCAGCCCGGCCTGTGGTCTGGGAGCTGCACCGGGCCTTCCAACCCCAGAGGAGGGCCAGCCTGGCCCCTGCGGTGGGTCAGCCTCTCCGGCATGGCCCTGGTCGACATGTGGGTCCCCGCAGGCTCCGAGCCCAGCTCCTGCGTGTGGGCTGTGCGCTGGGCACCTGCCAGGTGCAGAACCTCAGCCACCGCCTCTGGCAGCTTGTCGGGTCAGCTGGCCCACGGGACCCAGCCCCTGTGGACCCCAGCAGCCCCCACAGCTACGGCTGA